From the Gemmatimonadales bacterium genome, the window CCCTTCGCACTGGTGATGTTCTTCGGCGTGTTCACGGGCACGTTCTCATCGATTTATATCGCGTCGCCGGTGCTGATGGCCATCGAGGAGCGCTGGCCGGGCCCGGATGCGAGAGGAGCGAGGACGACGCGGCAGAAGGCGGTAGGGACGCCGGCGGGACGAAAGGCACAGCCCGCGGGGCGCTAGCGAGACGGTACAGGCGGTAGGGACGGTAGAGCCGGTGAGGGAGTCCGCCGGCCGAGTCCTTACCGCCTCTACCGCCCCCACCGCCTACCTGACCCCCTTACTACTCCGTATGCTTGTCGACTCCCACTGCCACCTCACAGATCCAGCATACGATCTGGACCGCCTTGACGCCCTGGCGCGCGCCTGGGCGGCCGGGGTCGGGCACATCATTGCCATCGGCGAGTCTCGTGCGGCAGCCGAGCGCGCGCTCGTGCTTGCCGCCGCCGAGCCCCGCCTTTCGGCCACCGCGGGGCTGCACCCGCACGAGGCGTCGGCGTGGAACGAGGAATATGCCGAGTGGCTCCGCGCGGCGCTTCGGAACCCGGCCGTGGTTGCCGCCGGGGAGATGGGGCTCGACTATCATTACGATCACTCGCCGCGCGGCGTCCAGCGCGACGTCTTCGACGCCCAGATGGCGATCGCCCGCGAGGCGGGGCGCCCCGCCATCATTCACGCGCGCGAGGCGGACGCCGACGTAGCCGCCATCCTCGCCAATCACCGGGACACCGTCGCCATCCTCCATTCATTCAGCAGCGGCATTGGCCTCTTGCGGGCGGGGGTGGGTCTGGGCCACTATGTCTCGTTCAGCGGGATGGTCACGTTCAAGAGCTGGTACCTGGACGACGCGATCCGTGACACCCCGCTTGACCGGATCTTGATCGAGACCGACGGCCCGTACCTGGCGCCCGTACCGCATCGCGGGCGGCGCAACGAACCGGCGTTCGTCCGCCTCGTCGCCGAGCGGATCGCAGCCGTCCGCGGGCTCGAGCTCGACGCCGTCACCGCGGCCACCGGCGCGAACGCGGCGCGGGTGTTCGGCTCCCGGGTCGCGCCGTTGCACCCTACACTCCACCCCGGAGTCCTTTGACGTGACGACCGCCGCCCCCCCCGTGCCCACGGACATCGCCATCGCGCAGGCCGCAAAGCCGCGTCCCATCGCCGACGTCGCCGCCGAGGTCGGGCTCGGCCCCGACGAGATCCTGCCGTATGGCCGGAACAAGGCCAAGATCGCGCCCGAGGCTATCGCCAAGCGCAAGCCCACCGGCCGTCTCGTCCTCGTCACCGGCACCAATCCGACCCCGGCCGGCGAGGGCAAGTCCACCGTCACGATAGGCGTGGCCCAGGCGCTGCGGCGGCTCGGACACAAGGTGATCGTCTGCATCCGCGAGCCCTCGCTCGGGCCGGTGTTCGGCGTGAAGGGGGGGGCGGCCGGCGGCGGCTACGCGCAGGTGATCCCGATGGACGAGATCAATCTCCACTTCACCGGAGACTTCCACGCGATCACGTCGGCGAACAATCTCCTGTCCGCCATGCTCGACAATCATCTGCACCAGGGCAACGCGCTCGGCATCGACCCCCGGCGCATCACCTGGCCGCGCACGATCGATATGAACGACCGCGCGCTTCGCTCCATTGTCATCAGCCTGGGCGGCGTCAACGCGGGGCCGGTGCGCGAGGACCGGTTCGTCATCACCCCGGCGAGCGAAATCATGGCCATCCTGGCGCTCGCCACCGACATCGCCGATCTGGAGGAGCGGATTGCCCGGATCGTGGTCGGATTCACCCGCGACCGGAAGCCCGTCACCGCCGGCGATCTCAAGGCGCAGGGCGCCATGACGCTGCTCCTCAAGGACGCGCTCCTGCCGAATCTGGTGCAGACGCTCGAAGGTGGCCCGGCGCTGGTCCACTGCGGGCCGTTCGGCAACATCGCCCACGGCTGCAACTCGATCGTCGCCACCCGGCTCGGACTCGGCCTCGCCGACATCGTGCTTACGGAGGCCGGCTTCGGCGCAGACCTCGGTGCGGAAAAGTTCTTCGACATCAAGTGCCGGTTTGGTGGGTTGAACCCCGAGGCGGCGGTGGTCGTGGCCACCATCCGCGCGCTCAAGATGCACGGCGGCGTCAAGAAGGATCGCCTGGGCACGCCGGACGTCGAGGCGCTGAAGCGCGGCCTCGTGAACCTCGAGGCGCACGTGAAGAACGTGCAGAAGTTCGGCCTGCCGGTGGCGGTCGCGGTGAACCGGTTCACCTCCGACAGCAAGGAAGAGATCGACACCCTGCTCGACGCCTGCCGGAGTTGGGGCGCGCGCGCCTCGCTGAGCGACGTCTGGGCCAAAGGCGGCGAGGGCGGGGAAGCGGTCGCCGAAGATATTCTCGCCATGCTCAAGGAGAAGAAGGCGAAGTTCAAGCCGCTCTACGACGCGAAGCTGCCGATCAAGGAAAAGATCGAGACAATCGCCCGGGAGATTTACGGCGCGGACGGCGTAGACTATACCGCCGCTGCAGACAAGAGCATCCAGCAGCTCGAGTCGATCGGTCTCGGCCAGACCCCCATCTGCATGGCCAAGAACCAGTACTCCTTCTCCGACGACCCCACGAAACTCGGGCGGCCGAAGGGATTCCGCATCACGATCAAGGACGTCTACCCATCGGCCGGCGCCGGCTTCGTCGTGGCACTTGCGGGGGACATCATGACGATGCCCGGGCTGTCCAAGTCGCCCGCCGCCGAGTCGATCCGCGTGCTGCCCGACGGCACGATCGAAGGCCTCTTCTGATGCGCGCGGTCGCCACCGATCGCGCGCCCAGGGCGATCGGTCCGTACAGCCAGGCCATGGTCGCCAACGGACTCGTCTTCACGGCCGGCCAGGTTGCGCTCGACCCGGCCACCGGCGAGGTGGCTCCCGGAGGTGTCGCCGAGCAGACCGCGCGCGTGATGCAGAACCTGGGCGGGATTCTCGCCGCCGCGGGCTCCGGCCTCGACCGCGTGCTCAAGACCACCGTCTTCCTCACCGACATGGCCGACTTCGCCGCCATGAACGCGGTTTACGCCGACGCGTTCGGCGACCACCGGCCGGCCCGCTCCACGGTGGCCGTCGCCGCGCTGCCCAAGGGGGTCAGGGTCGAGATCGAGGCGGTCGCGGCGGTGGAGCGATCCTGACCAGCGTCGCCTCGCCGGCCTGCGAGCCCGGTAGTGTGTGCACCGCGTGATACATGACGGGGGCGGATCTGGACTGGTGTCCGGGCCGGTCTTCAAAACCGCGATGGAGACGCCATCGGCGGCTCCGGTGGGTTCGATTCCCACACGCTCCCGCCACGCGGGCGTATGCAACCCATGGTGCGGACGGCGCTCAACCCGTGTTGCACTCGCCGCGCTCCTTGCCTTGTGCGTCGCCCCGGTCACACTCGCCGCGCAGGACACGAGCACGGTGCGCGTCGACAGCGCGCGCGCCGACAGCGCGCGCGTCGATAGCCTCCGCAGCGACAGCCTGTCTGCCACCGCGGCCGACACCGCCGCCGTCCGGCTTCCCGATTCCCTCGGCGTGCTCCGCGTCTCGCCGGGTGCCGCGCTCTGGCGCTCGCTCCTCCTCCCCGGATGGGGGCAGCTCAAGCTCGGCCACCATTTCGCGGCGGGATTCTTTATCGCCGCTGAAGCGGTGACGCTCGGCATGAGCATCAAGACGAGCCGTGACCTGAGTCAGCTGCGGCAGAGCGGGGCCGACAGCGTGACGATCGACTCCAAGTCGCAGAGCCGCGAGGATTGGCTCGTATTGCTCGCGGTGAACCACCTGCTCGCCGGGCTCGAGGCGTTCGTCGCCGCCCATCTGTCGGATTTCCCGGCGGAGCTCAAGCTTCGCCGCACACCCCGCGGGATGGACGCGGGATTCTCGCTGCCGGTGCGCGTGCCGTGACGGCGGACGTCGCGGCGCCCGTCGGCATCTTCGATTCCGGCATCGGGGGCCTCACCGTCACCCGCGCGATCTACGACTGCCTGCCGGCGGAGTCCACGCTCTACTTCGGCGATACGGCGCGGGTGCCGTACGGGCCCAAGTCGCCCGAGACCGTCCGCCGCTACAGCCGCGAAATTCTCGATTGGCTCCTCACGCAGGGCGTGAAAGCGGTCGTCGTCGCCTGCAACACGAGCACCGCGCATGCGCTCGACGCGTTGCGCGCCGCGTCACCGGTGCCGGTGGTCGGCGTCATCGGACCGGGGGCACGCGCGGCCGTCCGCGCGGCGCGCGGCGGTCCGATCGGCGTGATCGGCACCGCCGGCACGATCGCGAGCGATGCCTACGCGCGCGCCATCCATGCGGTGGCGCCCGGCATCCGCGTGGAGCAGCGCGCCTGTCCGCTGTTCGTCCCGCTCGTCGAGGAGGGATGGTTCGATCACCCGGCCGCCGAGCTCGTGGCGCGCGAATATGTGGCGCCGCTCTCCCGCGCCGGCGTGGACACGCTGGTGCTCGGCTGCACCCACTATCCGCTGCTCAAGCCGCTCCTGCAGCGGGTGATGG encodes:
- a CDS encoding TatD family hydrolase, which encodes MLVDSHCHLTDPAYDLDRLDALARAWAAGVGHIIAIGESRAAAERALVLAAAEPRLSATAGLHPHEASAWNEEYAEWLRAALRNPAVVAAGEMGLDYHYDHSPRGVQRDVFDAQMAIAREAGRPAIIHAREADADVAAILANHRDTVAILHSFSSGIGLLRAGVGLGHYVSFSGMVTFKSWYLDDAIRDTPLDRILIETDGPYLAPVPHRGRRNEPAFVRLVAERIAAVRGLELDAVTAATGANAARVFGSRVAPLHPTLHPGVL
- a CDS encoding formate--tetrahydrofolate ligase yields the protein MTTAAPPVPTDIAIAQAAKPRPIADVAAEVGLGPDEILPYGRNKAKIAPEAIAKRKPTGRLVLVTGTNPTPAGEGKSTVTIGVAQALRRLGHKVIVCIREPSLGPVFGVKGGAAGGGYAQVIPMDEINLHFTGDFHAITSANNLLSAMLDNHLHQGNALGIDPRRITWPRTIDMNDRALRSIVISLGGVNAGPVREDRFVITPASEIMAILALATDIADLEERIARIVVGFTRDRKPVTAGDLKAQGAMTLLLKDALLPNLVQTLEGGPALVHCGPFGNIAHGCNSIVATRLGLGLADIVLTEAGFGADLGAEKFFDIKCRFGGLNPEAAVVVATIRALKMHGGVKKDRLGTPDVEALKRGLVNLEAHVKNVQKFGLPVAVAVNRFTSDSKEEIDTLLDACRSWGARASLSDVWAKGGEGGEAVAEDILAMLKEKKAKFKPLYDAKLPIKEKIETIAREIYGADGVDYTAAADKSIQQLESIGLGQTPICMAKNQYSFSDDPTKLGRPKGFRITIKDVYPSAGAGFVVALAGDIMTMPGLSKSPAAESIRVLPDGTIEGLF
- a CDS encoding RidA family protein, coding for MRAVATDRAPRAIGPYSQAMVANGLVFTAGQVALDPATGEVAPGGVAEQTARVMQNLGGILAAAGSGLDRVLKTTVFLTDMADFAAMNAVYADAFGDHRPARSTVAVAALPKGVRVEIEAVAAVERS
- the murI gene encoding glutamate racemase; protein product: MTADVAAPVGIFDSGIGGLTVTRAIYDCLPAESTLYFGDTARVPYGPKSPETVRRYSREILDWLLTQGVKAVVVACNTSTAHALDALRAASPVPVVGVIGPGARAAVRAARGGPIGVIGTAGTIASDAYARAIHAVAPGIRVEQRACPLFVPLVEEGWFDHPAAELVAREYVAPLSRAGVDTLVLGCTHYPLLKPLLQRVMGPEVVLIDSAEETAGELSRVLAKRGLASRESMAAAITHRFTVSDDEARFRQVGARFIGDRLAESPVTVVPLG